A region of the Orenia marismortui DSM 5156 genome:
AAGCAAAAGTAATTGTAACTCTCCTTAATTCTTTAATAAAAACCTTAATAAGAACTAAGTCATCATAATAAGTCCTTTGCCTATAAGAACAATTAACATCTATAACTGGTAATAAAACCCCAAGTTCCTCTAATTCTTGACAACTAATACCTTGCTTTCGTAAATACTCGTTTCTTGCTGATTCAAACCATTTGATATAATTAGAATGATGAACTATTCCCATTTGATCAGTTTCATAATACTGTACCCTATGCTGATATTGATAAGATTTCATAATAAACCTCCTATCCTCTTTCTTACTAAAAACTAAAATCATCTCCTTTATTAATCCTATATTAAAGATAAAAATAAAAATAATGGCGTAAATTTACGCCATTATTTTTATTTAACAATCTGTCTAGCTATCTTCTTAAACTCTTGACTAACTTTAGATTCAGGCTCTGTTAAAATTATTGAAGATCCCTGATCACTGCCTTCCCTGATTTTAGGAAGTAATGGTAATTCTCCTAACAACTTTGTACCTAAGTTATCAGCTATTCTTCCTCCCCCATTTTTACCAAAAATATATTCTTTCTTCCCACACTCTAAACACTCATAGTAAGACATATTTTCTATAACACCAATAATATTAGTATCAAGTTGTTTAGCCATATTCCCTACCCTAACCGCTACATTAGCTGCCGCCGCTTGAGGAGTAGTCACTACCATAACATCAGCATCAGATATTTGTTGCATTATATTTAAAGTCATATCACCAGTTCCTGGAGGTAAATCAAATAATAGATAATCTAGTTCACCCCATATTACCTCTTGCATAAATTGCTTTAATACTCCTAATAACATAGGCCCACGCCAAATAATTGCTTTATCTTCTGTTACCATAGAACCCATGGACATAACCTTAATCCCTTCAACTTGAGGAGGAATTATCTCTTCCTCATTTCTTCCCCGAGGTTTCTCTTTTAAACCCATAATTCTAGGTATACTAAAACCATAAATATCAGCATCTATTACTCCAACCTTTTTACCTAATTTATTCAAAGCAAAAGCAAGATTAGCAGTAACTGTAGATTTCCCTACTCCACCTTTACCACTTGTAATCGCTATCATCTTTTCTTGAATTAGACCATGTTCAAGTTCAAACCAGCCTTTTTCCTTTGATTTATATAATTTATCCATTATATCCCTCTCTCTACTTTATTATAGAAATTATGCACAGTTAGCAAAAAATCAGAAGTATCACTTAATGGAGATATTAAGACAGTAGGTAGATAGTAAGCAATAACTAGTGACAGGTAACAAATTAATTAATTTACTTACTACTTACTGATTATTTGTTACTTGTTGCTTGTTACTAAATTATCCTAATATCCCCTTATCTCTATGTCTTCACAAAAAAGTTATAGAACTATGTTTTTCTCTTTAAATTATAAACTGTACACTGTCAATTGTTAATTATTCTTTATTAATGATCACAATCATGGTCTTCATGGTCATGCTCACAAATATCTTCTTCAGTATCTAAACTATCTTTAAGATATAGATTTATTACATCATCTATTAATCCACTAGCTCCACTAACTACTTCAATATTATTAGCATCAAAAATATCTTTAGCTCTTCTTCCCATACCTCCTGCTAAAATCACATCTACATTATGCTCTTGATTAAGAAATCTTGGCAAAAATCCAGGTTCATGACCTGGGTTATCTATCTTTTCTTTAGCTTTAATCTCTCCACCTTCACTTTTAACAATGGTAAATTGACTACATCTCCCAAAATGAGCAGAAACCTGATCTCCCTCTGTAGGTATTGCTAATATTTTCATAATTAACACTCTCCTTTAGTTAATAATATTTGAACTATCTCAATGAAACATTTTGAAACAAAGATACTTTTAGCCACGCACCCTGAAGGAAGAGGTTTTCCTCTTGAGGAAGTAGTCCAGAGCTGAATTAACACTGATAAAAACAGATAAATTATAGACTAATCTAGACTTTAAGAACTATATTTTATAGCTATTAATTTCTACTTGCTTTTATCTTCAAGTTGCTTTAATTTAAATCCCCATAAATTTTTGATTCGTGGCTATTAGTGTTAATTCGTGATTAAATCTGATTTTAAATCACTTGAATTTATTACTTGAAAGTAATATTTTTAATTATCAATTATAAATTCTAAATTATCCATTATATTTCCAATTGCAGCACTAACGGGACTCTTAGCAGCATACTCTACTATTAATTTTCCTTGTCTCATTGCATCTACAATTTTAGGGGAAAAGGGAATTTTTCCGATTACAGATATATCTTTTCTCCTGCAATATTCTTCTATTTCAGCAGTCAAAGCTAAATTCAAATCATATTTATTAATTGCTACCATAGCTGCTATCTTAAAATGCTTAACTACTTTTAGTACTCGCTTTAAATCAGCAAGACCAGATTTAGTAGGTTCAGTAACAATTAATACATAATCAACACCATTAATTGAAGCAATTACTGGACATCCTACCCCTGGTGATCCATCAATTAAGAGCAACTCTTTATTCTCAACTTTTGCTATCTCTTCTGCATTCTCTTTTACTTTACTTACTAACTTACCCGAATTTTCAGCTCCTACCTTTAGCTTAGCATGAGTCATTGGAGCAAATTTAGTTTTAGACCTATATAAATCCCCAGTCTCTTCTAGCTTTAGTTCAAAAGCCTGAGTAGGGCATTTAGCTACACACAACCCACATCCTTCACAACGCATTTCATCTACTTCAAACTTAGATGTTATAGCTTTAAAATTACATAATTCTTTACATAAACCACAATCAACACATTTATCATTATCTTTAACAGCTACTTTTGCCCCTTTAAAAATATCTGCTTTAATCACTTCAGGCTTCATTAACAGATGCATATTAGGAGCATCTACATCACAATCAGCTAAGACTAAATTAGAAGCTAAAGCTGCTAAATTAGCAGTTACTGTCGTCTTACCTGTCCCACCTTTTCCACTGATAACTGTTAATTTTTTCATTTAATCACCTGCTCAATTTGAGCAAAAACTTCTTTAAATTTCTCTTTCCATTCAGGCATCTCTTCTACAAAAGAAATTCCTTCTGAATATAGTTCAGCAATTTCTCGCTTAAAAGGAATCTTAAGTAAAATATCACTATTCTCATCAATAGCATATTCTTCAATTAACTTATCAGCTTCCTCTTCTGAACGATTAATTATAATTCCATAAGGTTTAGCTAATTCTTTAACGACTTCTACTGCCATTTTTAAATCATGTAACCCAAAAGGTGTTGGTTCTGTTACTAAAATACAATAGTCAGCATCAGTAATTGCTGCTATTGTCGGGCAAGTAGTTCCTGGAGGAGCATCCATAATTACAGTTTTGTTTTGAGAAATATTTTGATTTAAAGCCTCAATTACAGGTACTGCTGAAGCTTCACCAATATTTAGCTCCCCTTGCCAAAACTCCATTCCATTAACTGATTTATCAACTTTAATTTTACCTGCTTCTTTATCCTTTTCGCTAATTGCATCTTCAGGACAAATATACTTACATCCTCCACAACTATGGCACATCTCTTCAATAACAAGAACTTCTTCTGACAATAATACTAAAGCATTGTATTCACAAAAATCAACACATTTGCGACAGGCAGTACATCTATTTTGCTCAACTATTGGTACTTTTCTTAATACTTGTTGATAATCTCGCCCAAAATCAGGCTTAATAAAGATATACGAATTAGGTTCTTCTACATCTGCATCAAAAAATTGAACATTATCTAATGATAAAGCTAAATTAGTAGAAACAGTAGTTTTACCTGTACCACCTTTTCCACTCAATACAGTAAGCTTCATTTTATTCACCTACATTCCATGATGTCCTGCATTAGTAGGCGCAGCTACCTCTTTTAATTCTTTATTTTTATATTTAATAATTGCTTCTTCAATTGTTTTTTCTTTAATAGGGTATACTTTAATACTAGCCTTATCTAAAACATCAAAGGCTTTTGGTCCAACATTAGCAGTAATTATCCCTTCAACACCTTGATCTACTATGGTTTGAGCAGCTTGAATGCCTGCCCCTCCAGAAGCATTTTTAGCTACATTATCAATAAAATCAACTTTATCATGATTTAAATCAATTATTGCAAAATAAGGTGCTCTTCCAAATCTAGGATCAACTTTAACACTTAAAGCACTATTATTACTAGCTGTTACTGCAATCTTCATTTAAGTTCCTCCCCTTTATTTTTAACATTAGTTCATAACTTGATTTATAATTATTATATCTTCATTTCGAACATATGTCAATAACTTTTTGGTCATATGTCTATTTCTTACATCTTCCCCACTTACTAAAAGTTATTCATTCTCAGAACATTTTGCACAATAACCTTTGATAGATACATAAGAATCAAAACATTCAAAACCCTTGTCTATTCTTAATTTTTGACTGAGATTGTCTACTAGTAAACCTTGAACATCTATAATTGCTCCACATTTTTTACAGATCAGATGATGATGCTTTTCTTTCTCCTGAAAAATAAATTCATATTTAAATATATCACCTATGTTTATTTTAGAAATAACTCCATTATTTTTAAACAAATCCAAACTACGATAGACTGTTGCAATTCCTATACTCTCATAATCACTTTTTACTAAATTATATATATCCTCTGCTGATAAATGTTTGTCTCTATTTTTAATTAGTACCGCTAAAATATGTTTTCTCTGAACTGTTAAAGTATTATTCAGCTCTTGAGCTATTGAATTAATTAATTCTTCCACATAATTACTCATAAGCAATTCACCACCTTATTTTATATGATTATTATAACTATATTATGAGCATATGTCAATAACTATTTTGCTGATATCTCCTTTTGAAATTTTTTACTAATATTGGAGAAATAAAAAATATTAGTAGATCTTAATAATTATTATAAGTAATATAAAACAAAGGCTTACAACCTTAAGGTTGTAAGCCTAAATAAAATAATTATATTGTAAAAAAGAAGACTAGATACAAATTATATACTTACTAAAAATATTCTACTCATTATTCTTCCATTGCTTTAAATTCTCCTTACGTGCTTTACTCTTAGCTTCTGGGCTTCTATCCCAATTATAATCATAAACTGCTCCTTCCCATTCGCCATACATTGGATTTGGGAGCAAAATGAATTCTCCTCCAAATTTACTCTTATATTGATCTACAACATCAAAGCGCTCTTGTATCCTTTTATCTGCAAAAGCATTTTTAAAATCATTTAAATTATCGCCCATCAAGAGAATAATACGATGATTTTGATCTACTACCTTCCTTCTAGGCTCTTTATCTGATGTATCTGTTCTAGTCAATACATGTTCTGAATCTGCCTGAGGAAATTTCAAGTCTTTCAAATTCTTAACAGTAGCCTCTTCTAAGTGAGACTTACGATTAGTTATATAAAATACATCCCCTCCATTATCAACTACATAATTCAAGAAATCTATTGCTCCAGGCAATGCCTTTGCTTGAGCAGAATTAACCCAGTCATCCCAACCTTTAGGGTAAGATATATTCTTTCCTACCAAATATGCTTCATAGGGACTGTTATCTAATACTGTCTCATCAACATCAACAATAACTGCTCTCTTCTCCCTGGAAGTATTATTTTTTAAATCATTATCAAATATCAATTTAGCCATATTAAAGGCTTGATAAGACAAAGCTCTCATCTCTGCTGCTGTCTGATACCAGAGAGTTCCCATAACTAACTGTTCATTTAAGTCTTTAAGCTTATATTCTGCTGGATTATTCTCCTTTGGAATTTCTTCTTGCTGTTGAGTACATCCACCAAAAACAGCTATAGTTATTCCTACTAAGAATAAAATTAAGTATTTGCTAGTAAATCTTCTTTTCATAATCTCCTCCTTTTTTTAAACTAAAATTAATAATAGTATGTGATTATATTTCATAAATAATACAATAGCAAAAATCTATATTAATAATTAAAAATATCTTAGCTCAATTGTTTTATCCCCTACAAATATTAAGACCTCTTCACTATAGTGAAGAGGTCTTAATTTATAAACTTACAATCTAAGTACTTATTCTATTTATTCATCTTCTATCATCTTTATATGTTTAGCCAACTTTTGGTCTTCCCTTTTAATATGCTCTATTAACCAACCAGTAACCATCTTATTTAATTTCATTAATGAGCTAGTATTCATAGTTTCATTATAATTATCTATAACATCTTGAACTGCTTTTTCAAAGTTATGATGTATTCGCTTATGATTTTCATAGTCAGGATAATTATATTTCCGTTGAATTTCTTCTTCATCTCTAAAGTGCTTGTCAATATAATCAACTAAAAAGTCTAATACTTCTTTAATCTCGCCTTCTCCATTTTGATTTTTATATGCCTCTAATAAGTAATTTGCTTTCTCAAAAATACCTTGATGCTGTGTATCTATCTTCTCAACTCCAACTTCATATTTCCTGTTCCATTTAGTTCCATTATTTTCACCTTGACTCTGTTCAATATTAAAATCATCAACAATTGACTTTAAATCTACAGCTTTCTCTTCTAAATCTTGAGAAGAATTGTTTATTTCTTCTGACATATCTTCTATATCATTTGATGCAGACATTAAATCTTCACTGCTTTTCACTAAATCTTGTGCAGCATAAGCTATCTGCTCAATCTGAGCAGCTGTCTCTTCACTTGCTTCTTCTATTAAACTAAAGACTTGATTTGTCTCTTCAGTAATTTTTTGACCTTCAGCAGTCTTCTCTTCTACCTCTTTAATAGATTTAATAACTTTTTTAGAATTATCTCTAGTATTTTCGATTAAATCCTTAACATTAGAAGTAGCTTTAGCTGTCTCCTCAGCCAATTCTCTAATCTCATCTGCTACCACTGTAAAACCATGTCCATGTTCTCCAGCTCGAGCTGCTTCAATTGCTGCATTTAAAGCTAATAAATTTGTCTGATCAGCAATATTATTGATTAACTCTGCTATTTGTCCAATTTCTTGTGTATTTTCATTTAAATCTTCAATCAAAGTAACTGCTCCTTGAACCTCTTGACTAATACTTCTCATCTTATCTACAGTTTCTAACATATTTTCTCTACCAATATTAGCCTGTGAAGTAGATTCATCGGCAAAGCTTGTCACTTCTTCACTACTAGCTGAAACTTCTTCAATACTAGCTGATATATCTTCAATTAATCTATTAGTTGTTTCTATAGCAGCATTTCCTTCTTCAGTACTAGCAGATAATATCTCACTATATAATAATAGGTTTTCTGAATCCTCTGATACTCTAGTGATTAAATTATTTTGTTGCTGGACTAAGTTATTCAGAGCTTCAAAGATTCCACTAAATTCACCTTTAACATCTAGAGGTAATCTTATAGATAAGTCTCCTCCAGTCACCTTAACAAGTGCTGAATTGACTTTTTCTAAATTTACTCTAATCTGCCTAACTATCCCCAACATAAAAATACCAATAATTAATATCGCAACTACTATAAAAATAGAAGAAAAGGTTAATAAGCTTCCTTTTAATTGAATTAAGTTAGAACTATTTATCTCCCCGGCTTGAAATTTAGTAAATTTCAAATTTATTAACATATTAATACTAAGCAAAGCAATAACTAAGCCCAAAACTAATGTCAGCAAAACCTTATTTCTGAGATTAATCTTATTAATTAGCTTCATCTTATCCCTCCCATAATTAACTCAATGTAACAATTAACATACTTTATAAATTACTAATTAAAAATCTAAGCTTTAAGTATATTTGATATTCTAATTAGCTATCATCTCCTTATCATCATAATCTGAAAAGATTTTTACTTTATGAAATTTTCTTATAACTCTACTAGAATAATTCATTAAATTAAAATAATCATTATTATAACTAAAATCCCTGCTTCCCAGAAAAATTAGGTGCTGATAGATAAAATAAGTTCATACAACAAATTGATATTAGAAATAAATAAATCTCCTATCTTTGAATAGTTGGGTTATTATATTTTTCTATAACTTTAGACAATTTTCCTCTTTTTAATAGACAATAATATTTAAATTGACCATAATTAAAAAGATAAAACTATTTTTAGAAATATCCAATCTTAGAATTAAATCTAAATCTATCGTTATAAACAAAAAAAGTGATAGTTTAGAAATCAGGAGATAGGTAAATCCTAAAGCCTACCTCTTAAACCTAATACCAAAAAATAGTAATAAGAAATTCAAAAATATCTTTTACTTATCAACTGAGCTAATATATAATTTAATAAACTATAAACCAGAATAAGAAGGGGAGATTAAAAATTATTATAGATAAATCAATTAAAGAATTTAGTCAACTCATCAGTAGTACAAAAAATCCTGTTCCAGCAGGAGGATCAACAATTGCTACCACAGCTTTATTGGGAGCTGCTTTACTTAAACTTGCTTATCAGGTCAGCAATATAGCAACTATAGAAGAAGAAAGATTAAACAAGATAGAAGAAAATCTTCTCAATTATATTGATAAAGATGTTATCGCCTTTAAAATTAATCAAAATAAAAAATTCAAAGATCCTGAATCTCTTAAAGAAATAATAGATATACCTTTACATATAGCTCAAGACTCTAAAATAGCTCTTAGTATGGGCCTTGCAATAAGAGAAGAAATAAAAGAGAGTGTAAAAGCAGATTATCATATCTCTATCTTAAACCTAAAGACCAGTATTAAAGGAGCAATAAAGATTATTGAATCCAATTATCAATTCTTTGACAATAATAACTATCTACATCAAGTACAAAATAAGATTAAAAATATCAAAAAATTTATTACAACTGAAAATTTAAAAATTTAAGAATCTATAATATTTTAATTTAGATATTATATCCACAATAATATTTTATAAACAATTTTAGGTGATTGAATTATTTTATATAAAACTTAACTTGTATCAATTTAATTTTAAGAGAAATAATAGTAATATAAAATAAAAGAGGAGGTGAAAAATTGTCTATTAGAAGCAATAGTAATAGATTGCTTAACCCAATGGCTAAACAAGCTTTAGATAAGTTTAAATTAGAAGTGGCTGAAAACCTTAATATATCTGATGATTATAAATCTGGCTATTGGGGAAATTTAACTTCTCGCGAATGTGGATCTGTTGGTGGTGAAATGGTTAAGCGTATGATAAATAAATATGAGAATAATACGACTAATGGGCAAAAGATTACCTCAGCTAAATAAAAAAATCCCCAACTGTTAGAATGCTTCCAAACTATCATCTGCTAATGATTAAGTTATTACTATTAACTAAAATAGATATTTAAAGGAGGAATTTAAAATGTCTATCAGAAACAATAGTAATAAATTATTAAATCCCATGGCCAAACAGGCTTTAGACAAGTTTAAATTAGAAGTGGCTGAAAACCTTAATATCTCTGATGATTATAAATCTGGCTATTGGGGAAATTTAACTTCTCGCGAATGTGGATCTGTTGGTGGTGAAATGGTTAAGCGTATGATAAATGAATATGAGAATAATCTAGCGAATAAACAATAAATTAAATAATAAAAACCCTAGCATTGCTAGGGTTTTTATTATTTAATTTATCCTAATTCTGTGGCTCTCTTTCTAAAAAGTCAACGATAAATTTAATAACAGGGAAGCTTTTAATTTTATCTTCTAAATTATTATTATCAATACTCTCTTTTATCTCCGAAATTTTTCCTTTATCAACTAAGCTTTCAGCTTTATCTTTAATTTCATAACTTTCAGAAGAAACATTCTTTAAAGCTTCTAAATAAAAAGATTTAATCTCTATTTTATCCTCATCTTTTTCTTTGATTATTTCGGTATTATATAGAATCTCTAAACTAGAAATAAAATTTCTTTTATTGCCCATCTTTTCTAGCCTCCCTCCTAGTATAGCTATAAATATTTTATCAACATATATAATTCTTCGCAAAAGAAATTAATGGGATTGAAATTAATATCTAATTTAATAAAAATCAAAACTCTAAGTTTTTATAAAATATTCAATTTAGAAGCAATTAACTTTTTCAATAAGTCATTATTAGCAGCTAAGTGATTAGTTGAAGTAAATTTAATTTTAGAATATCTTTCTTCAGCTTTAGAAATTAAATTAGGAATATCTTTTTTTACATGTTTTCCTGCAAATATAAATAAAGGTATAATAATTATCTCTTTAACTTCTAAACTTATTAACTCATCTACAGCTTTCCAAAAATCTGGCTTTGAAAATTGTAGATTTGCACCCTTTACAGGAATATCTAAACTCTCTTCTAATTGACTACTTAAATCAACTAGTTCCTGATTAGCTGTAGGTGATTTACTACCATGACTCAATAATACTATTCCTTTTTTCATTTTAAGCAACCACCTTTCTTTGTAATAATAATACTTTATAATTTAATTATAGATTAATATAAAGAAACTAGAAATCAATAAAATTCAAACATAAGTCATTTCTATCAACTTATAATAAGCACTCTATTAAAAAACTTTCAGTACAAATGACAATAAGGTTATTTTAAAATATTTTCCTTAACTTCCTTTAGTGCTTTATAATTTGCTGCTATAGTCTTATCCAAATCCCTATCATTATGAGCTAAAGAAATAAAATTAGCTTCAAATTGAGAAGGGGGTAGATAAATTCCTTCTTCTAACATCCTATTAAAATAAATAGCAAAAGCATCTGTGTTGGAACTTTGGGCGCTCTTATAGTCTTTTACTTGACCTGGTCCAAAAAATATAGTAAACATTGATCCTACTCTAGAAAAAGTAGCATCTATATTCAATTCCTTTATATTAGCTTTAAACCCTTCTTCTAAAATTTCTGCTTTCTGTTCTAAATAATCATAAGTATTAGCCCTTTGTAATAATCTCAAGGTAGTAATTCCTGCTGTCATAGCTAAAGGATTACCTGATAAAGTACCAGCTTGATAAACTCCTCCTTCTGGAGCAACGCAATTCATAATCTCTGCTTTTCCTCCATAAGCACCTACTGGCAATCCACCACCAATAATCTTACCTAAAGTAGTTAAATCAGGCTCTACACCATAAATTTCTTGGACCCCACCATAAGCCAATCTAAATCCAGTCATTACCTCATCAAAAATCAACAAAGATCCATACTTATCTGTTACCTCTCTTAGCCTCTCTAGATAAC
Encoded here:
- a CDS encoding NifB/NifX family molybdenum-iron cluster-binding protein; translation: MKILAIPTEGDQVSAHFGRCSQFTIVKSEGGEIKAKEKIDNPGHEPGFLPRFLNQEHNVDVILAGGMGRRAKDIFDANNIEVVSGASGLIDDVINLYLKDSLDTEEDICEHDHEDHDCDH
- a CDS encoding sirohydrochlorin chelatase; the encoded protein is MKKGIVLLSHGSKSPTANQELVDLSSQLEESLDIPVKGANLQFSKPDFWKAVDELISLEVKEIIIIPLFIFAGKHVKKDIPNLISKAEERYSKIKFTSTNHLAANNDLLKKLIASKLNIL
- a CDS encoding Fur family transcriptional regulator, with amino-acid sequence MSNYVEELINSIAQELNNTLTVQRKHILAVLIKNRDKHLSAEDIYNLVKSDYESIGIATVYRSLDLFKNNGVISKINIGDIFKYEFIFQEKEKHHHLICKKCGAIIDVQGLLVDNLSQKLRIDKGFECFDSYVSIKGYCAKCSENE
- a CDS encoding 5'-nucleotidase, lipoprotein e(P4) family — translated: MKRRFTSKYLILFLVGITIAVFGGCTQQQEEIPKENNPAEYKLKDLNEQLVMGTLWYQTAAEMRALSYQAFNMAKLIFDNDLKNNTSREKRAVIVDVDETVLDNSPYEAYLVGKNISYPKGWDDWVNSAQAKALPGAIDFLNYVVDNGGDVFYITNRKSHLEEATVKNLKDLKFPQADSEHVLTRTDTSDKEPRRKVVDQNHRIILLMGDNLNDFKNAFADKRIQERFDVVDQYKSKFGGEFILLPNPMYGEWEGAVYDYNWDRSPEAKSKARKENLKQWKNNE
- a CDS encoding Mrp/NBP35 family ATP-binding protein; translation: MDKLYKSKEKGWFELEHGLIQEKMIAITSGKGGVGKSTVTANLAFALNKLGKKVGVIDADIYGFSIPRIMGLKEKPRGRNEEEIIPPQVEGIKVMSMGSMVTEDKAIIWRGPMLLGVLKQFMQEVIWGELDYLLFDLPPGTGDMTLNIMQQISDADVMVVTTPQAAAANVAVRVGNMAKQLDTNIIGVIENMSYYECLECGKKEYIFGKNGGGRIADNLGTKLLGELPLLPKIREGSDQGSSIILTEPESKVSQEFKKIARQIVK
- a CDS encoding alpha/beta-type small acid-soluble spore protein, with product MSIRNNSNKLLNPMAKQALDKFKLEVAENLNISDDYKSGYWGNLTSRECGSVGGEMVKRMINEYENNLANKQ
- a CDS encoding ATP-binding protein, whose protein sequence is MKLTVLSGKGGTGKTTVSTNLALSLDNVQFFDADVEEPNSYIFIKPDFGRDYQQVLRKVPIVEQNRCTACRKCVDFCEYNALVLLSEEVLVIEEMCHSCGGCKYICPEDAISEKDKEAGKIKVDKSVNGMEFWQGELNIGEASAVPVIEALNQNISQNKTVIMDAPPGTTCPTIAAITDADYCILVTEPTPFGLHDLKMAVEVVKELAKPYGIIINRSEEEADKLIEEYAIDENSDILLKIPFKREIAELYSEGISFVEEMPEWKEKFKEVFAQIEQVIK
- a CDS encoding acyl-CoA thioesterase gives rise to the protein MKSYQYQHRVQYYETDQMGIVHHSNYIKWFESARNEYLRKQGISCQELEELGVLLPVIDVNCSYRQRTYYDDLVLIKVFIKELRRVTITFAYEIKKGEELLVAGSTKQSFVNKDFKPFSLQREKPQIWKMISNE
- a CDS encoding cyclodeaminase/cyclohydrolase family protein — translated: MKEFSQLISSTKNPVPAGGSTIATTALLGAALLKLAYQVSNIATIEEERLNKIEENLLNYIDKDVIAFKINQNKKFKDPESLKEIIDIPLHIAQDSKIALSMGLAIREEIKESVKADYHISILNLKTSIKGAIKIIESNYQFFDNNNYLHQVQNKIKNIKKFITTENLKI
- a CDS encoding ATP-binding protein, with translation MKKLTVISGKGGTGKTTVTANLAALASNLVLADCDVDAPNMHLLMKPEVIKADIFKGAKVAVKDNDKCVDCGLCKELCNFKAITSKFEVDEMRCEGCGLCVAKCPTQAFELKLEETGDLYRSKTKFAPMTHAKLKVGAENSGKLVSKVKENAEEIAKVENKELLLIDGSPGVGCPVIASINGVDYVLIVTEPTKSGLADLKRVLKVVKHFKIAAMVAINKYDLNLALTAEIEEYCRRKDISVIGKIPFSPKIVDAMRQGKLIVEYAAKSPVSAAIGNIMDNLEFIIDN
- a CDS encoding bacteriohemerythrin, coding for MKLINKINLRNKVLLTLVLGLVIALLSINMLINLKFTKFQAGEINSSNLIQLKGSLLTFSSIFIVVAILIIGIFMLGIVRQIRVNLEKVNSALVKVTGGDLSIRLPLDVKGEFSGIFEALNNLVQQQNNLITRVSEDSENLLLYSEILSASTEEGNAAIETTNRLIEDISASIEEVSASSEEVTSFADESTSQANIGRENMLETVDKMRSISQEVQGAVTLIEDLNENTQEIGQIAELINNIADQTNLLALNAAIEAARAGEHGHGFTVVADEIRELAEETAKATSNVKDLIENTRDNSKKVIKSIKEVEEKTAEGQKITEETNQVFSLIEEASEETAAQIEQIAYAAQDLVKSSEDLMSASNDIEDMSEEINNSSQDLEEKAVDLKSIVDDFNIEQSQGENNGTKWNRKYEVGVEKIDTQHQGIFEKANYLLEAYKNQNGEGEIKEVLDFLVDYIDKHFRDEEEIQRKYNYPDYENHKRIHHNFEKAVQDVIDNYNETMNTSSLMKLNKMVTGWLIEHIKREDQKLAKHIKMIEDE
- a CDS encoding NifB/NifX family molybdenum-iron cluster-binding protein — translated: MKIAVTASNNSALSVKVDPRFGRAPYFAIIDLNHDKVDFIDNVAKNASGGAGIQAAQTIVDQGVEGIITANVGPKAFDVLDKASIKVYPIKEKTIEEAIIKYKNKELKEVAAPTNAGHHGM
- a CDS encoding alpha/beta-type small acid-soluble spore protein — its product is MSIRSNSNRLLNPMAKQALDKFKLEVAENLNISDDYKSGYWGNLTSRECGSVGGEMVKRMINKYENNTTNGQKITSAK